In Scleropages formosus chromosome 6, fSclFor1.1, whole genome shotgun sequence, the genomic stretch CTTTGAGGAGGCCTTTCTGTCTTAAGAACTCTAAGGAGTCCTGTGTGATGTCCCAGAGCTTCCTCTCCGGGCAGGTGTGGCTCTCCTGCACATTGAGCAGAGTGCCCAATACAAATTCCCTGATCTGCTCCAGTGTTCTTGCAATCTGAAAGACGGATAGATGAACCTGCCACCTTGCTTGTTGAGGAAgtgtgttgtgtttgacttgtccAAGCATTCCTGtgcatctcccctccttgtctctttgcatcggcttcctatagctaccatgatgaaatttaagaccctaaaaagttatggcctacaaaagcatcaatagaactgcttccagatatctacaaaacttgatcatccactataccccaaccagactactatgctgtctgtgaagattctcaattatCCAGGTCATGGCATCTAAAAAACGAAGCTTCTTCAAGAATGAAGAAGCCAcctggatgagtggtgaaacgtATTCAACGTATTCAAGAAAattcatgcaagtccagttgcctttgttcttTTAGCTTCGTTTTTTTAGACtactatgctcttccacatctgcccgcttggtggtcccacacacaaaaggtaaaagcacgaaggttctcggttctggctccatagtggataaacctttacgcagctactcctgtaatgtaacaaacatttatatctcacacacacacacacacacacacacacacacacacacagagtccgaaaccgcttgtcccgagtagggtcgcggcaaaccgaagcctaacccagcaacacagggcataaggctggaggggacgcacccaggacaggatccCACACCctaggcaggacttgaaccccatacccgccagagagcaggacctggccaaacgtGCCGCCCCACCACATTCccttaaacatttatatatatacacacacacacacacacacacacacacacacacacaatcagaaccgctagtcccatacggggtcgcggggaaccggagcctacccagtaacacagggcgtaaggtcggaggggaaggggacacacccaggacgggatgccagtccgtcgcaaggcaccccaagcgggactcgaaccccagacccaccagagagcaagacccagtccaacccactgcgccaccacaccctctacatttatatatattttaaaaaaaaaattattactgagaaggtgatcaggaatcgtcaatatacaaataaagtttcatgcagctactcgtgtgatgaacattagttcatattgcggaaagaaacaaactatagTGAAAAATCACGTGTCTACacctatgtctctttctgctaatgtaatgcacacattgtattttctatgagacatgtcgctttggagaaaagcatctgctaaatgaatacctCTAAATGTACGGAAATGTAAGTACAATCTCAGCTACGCAATAATATGAACCAAAATAACTTTTGAAGTGGCAGACAAAGCTACGAGGATGCAGTATTAAGAGCAAAGGCCTGCAAGCTGTTGGGTGAGTCAGGTGGTGATGCTGGGTAACGGAGACTGCACACCTTCAGCCCAACAAGGGACAGGATGAGGCTGTGTACGCCCTTCCCGTTGTCATGCATCAGCTGGCTGTAACAGCTCTCCATTGGGGAGGACACCAGCTGCTTAACCTGAGAAAAGAGATTGGCACACGGATGCTGACTGTGGAACATCACACAATGAACCTGGAACAAATGATTACGCATCTTGAGTCCATTTAAGTGCTAAAACTTTCCATTCAGAAGGAAATTACAACTCTGCTTTCACCATATTTCATCCTTAGTCAGACTGGTTTCGCTAGTCACTAACCAAGAGCTTGTCCTTCTCCTGCAGAATGAGAATGCTTTCCCCCCTGGCATCTATGCCAGCCCTGCCGGCACGGCCAATCATCTGCTTGTACTGGCTTCTTTTCAGAAAGTCCATGGCCACATACGGTGAACGGAGGATCACCCTGGAGTGAGAAGCACAACAGAGAAATAGGTAGACTTTTGGACACATAGCAAGACCCCAGCAGAAGAAAGTTGCCACTTCATGGAGACGAAGGTGGGGGAAGGATCGTAGTTCTCTAAAGCTCTTGGTGTGTTACAATAGAGCTTGGCACCAATAGTACAGTTTGCACAGCCATCTGTGCTTGTGCAGACAGAAAGCTCTTAGACCACATCCTCAAGACATCAAAACGTCATTAAATGAGGGAAAAGATTGTGTGATGACAGCATgccctgatgttcaggttcaggTGCTCTGCCCAGATCACGGCCCACCTGCGCGCTGGTAGGTTGATCCCGGCAGCCAATGTGGAGGTGCAGGTGAGAAGGCACAGCACACCAGCTGTATAGGCCTCTTCCACTAGCTTGCGCTCTTCGTTGGTCAAGCCACTGTGATGGTAGGCCAAGCCAAAAGGTACAGTGGCCTGCAGCACTGGGCAGAGGGCCCCACCTCCACTGCTTCgcagctcctgcagcagcactgctttctCAGCCTCCCGATGCAGCAGAAAATCTCTGTAGAGGAGCAGACACACTTGCAGAATGAGCAGGTGGTCTAGCAGTCGGGTAACTATTCTTGTGACCGGAGGATGTCTTAAGTGGGTGTTGCTATTGAGTAGCCCACTTAGCTGAACAGCGTAAATGTGATGTTGTATCATTTAATCacagttctttttcttcttttcaaccTAGCATGAAAACTTGGCACTGTCACCACCCAACTCACATGTGAGCAAAAACATGCCAAACTTGTAGAACCCTCTGCATCTTTATAAAGCTGATATTCAAAGCTCACTCTCATGGAGTACATCTGAATATCATCTACACAAATTTCTGTGGAGTTTTCACACTGCTGAAAGCAGTCTAATGTTTGCAgtaatgaagaaaatgctattctTACTTTTTCAGGTACTTGCAAATCATGGAGGCCACATTCTCGCAGTTCTTTTTACTTGGACAGAAGAGCAGGCAGGAATGGGCTGGGATGACCTCTGTCACAAGGGCGATGATGTGGTCAGGGTCTACCTTCTGCATACTGCTGGAGTACTTTGAGCAAACGGCAGCAGCCGCAGTAAAGTGGAACATACAGAGTAGAATCCCCAACATAAACATGGACAAATTGTCAAATttagacaaacaaacagcaaaaagcaaaaaacagaagatattaaaaGATCCCCTTCCACAGCCATCCATCATTTTAACAATACAAAAATTGTTccagaaacatttacacaccTTAAAATTTAGCACACGAGAAAACTGGAAGCAGTCGTCTTCCTGTGGATGGACTTCATAGATGGTGTCCTTCAACTTCACATATTCTACCAGTTGGACCTTGACAAAATGCACAAACCATGTTTTTATCATCACTACAGTCAGGTAACtcactcttttaaaaaaaaaaaaaaaaaaaaaaagatgtatattCAAATGTAAACCATACGATGTACATGCTCTtagaaatacaaaatgcagagaAGTGGTCAGAACTATTAACCCACAGGCCTGAAGTCACTGGTATAGTTGTCAGCCTTGAGGAACCTCTGCAGATCCTCCACGTTGCTAAGAGTCGCACTCATGCCAATAATTTGTGTTGATTCTgtcaaaatgaatatatatactgtatataaacaatGTGTTCAAATGATATGACATGCACAGTGCATTTTCACGTGGCACTACACAGCCAACCAGCGTAGAATATCTCCAGCTGCAAAGACAAAGTGCCCCAGAAGACCTCCAAGATGAGCAGCAGTACTCACTACTGATATAGAGCACCTTGGCTAAGGTCATCTCCAGCAAGGCACCTCGACTCCCCTCCCCCAACATGTGGAGCTGGAACAcgggaaagaaaaaatgagcACGGCATTCTTGCACTGCACCTCTTTGTGTACGTTAACGTGGTGAGATTACTGGGACTCCGTACCTCATCGACCACCAGCAGCCCGACGCTCTCCAGGCGACCTAACTCCACTAGAGAGTTAACCAAGCTGTGGGCCTTCTCGATGGTGGCTACGTACAAGGACTTCTTATTCCTCCGTTTGACGGGTGGGTAGCGACCTTTGCTCCCTGCGTATTCCTCCACGAGGAAGCCCAGCTCCAGTCCGAGGCCGGCGAGCCCTCGCACCTGCACAGACACACGCGATAACATAAAAGCAACACACTTGAAACATAAAAGACAAATAAGAGTTAAGGACACAATTATGCAATCTCCAAAATGGTTCTAAGTAGTAGCTCAGGATGGCACAGAAGGTCTTGTGTCTTTGGCAAGTTACGTGTTTCATCTCCTGCTCAGTGTGTCTGTTATTGAACCGAAAGGACATGTGGTATCAGCACTGCTGTGTATTGCTGGGTCTCCCACACTGCAAGAATATGAGCTTTACTCTACATTACTGCTACCTTCTCCTGCACCAGAGATATGTAGGGTAGGACAAGCAAGGCATCCCTCTTCCTGCACAACAGCTCCTTGAGAATGAGGATCTCAGCCACCAGGGTTTTCCCCCCACTTGTAGGCAGTGAGTAGATAAGATTCCTACGCTGCTGCACAGAGTCAAGGGTCAAACATGTCTTCTGCCAGTCTGAAAGAAATTGCAAGAAAAATAAGATTATGATACTAACTAAACTTATTCAATGACcagcaaattaaatttctgGGAGGGTATTCACCATAAAGTTCCTTAATTCCACGCAGATTGGCGATCAGATCTTTCACTTTGGTGGGGAGACCGTAGAAGGGGCCCAGATCAATCTCTGACGACACGGTTTGAACGGTGTTAGCAGCCGCATCCATCTCCTCTGTCATCACCGCCTCCTTCCAAGCAGCTAGCTTTGAGATGCTGGGAGAGGGTGCCGAGGCATTCTCCAGCATCGCTCTCTTCATACGATCTGTCATGCTCCACCTGGCATGGGGTTTGGGGCCCTGCCTCTCCGCGCTGCCATCAGGGATGTGATGTTCCCCAGTGGCTTTCTCGACAGGAGTAGAGGTGTCACCCCTttctgttccagtaaaaacctCCTGCTGAAATACAGACTGGGAACTTGGGATGTCTTCATGGAGCTTATTGTTTAATCCAGACATGGTGTCAGACTCTGCATGGCCCTCGCCACATGTTGTCCTGCTGTGGTCTCCAGCTGTCTTTAGAGCTCCGAAGGCAGGTGAAGAGCTACGAAGGCCGCCTCCCCATCCCTGATCAACGGCCGAACTTCCCTCGAGCGCCTTTTCTGTACTCTGCCGCTTTGCATCCTGCTCAACATCCTCAAGCCTGGCCATGAAAGAACAATCGCCGAGGATGCTGTCATAATCCCCGAAGAGGTCCTCATGGTCACTGCAGTACTGGGGGGGTGAAGACAGAAAAGCCGGTTTTCGCTTCATGTCAACAGAACCAAAAAGACTCTCCGGATCTTCAAAGTACGTTTTAAGCTGCATCGTCAAACAACATACTGCATTAATACACACagcataaatgtacatttaaacagCGAATAATCCTTTTTGTTCAGACAACTACGATTAAcggttattactgttattattattcataataatgAATACTTATAGTTAATtaattatgattaaaaaaataaaattagcttGTTTTATACAGAAAAGTGAAGGTGTGCACAGGAAATTCAGACTGGATCGATGCTCGGGTTGTCGGTGTGGTTGAGGCACTGCTGCATACTGCTGTACCGCCGGGCGTCGGGCGTGACCGCGCTTACAGCTCGCGCGCTGTGCTCCATCGCGAGCCGCGGCGGATCGTCCCCTTCGGCCTCTTCTTCTCCGGCCGGCGTCTCGGAGGAGGACACGTTCTTCTTTGGCGTGAGGTGACTCCTCACACCGTCCCTGGACCTCTTTCGTGAAGGCACGCGTTTTAATTTGATCTCGCAGGGATCGGTGCTCATTTTGCCCCCACGAATAACCGCAGAACGCGCTCATTTCTCTTCTTCAGCATCTAATCTTCTGTAGACTGGCCGGCAGCAGCGGCAGTGCTACAATCTTcatcttcttttcttctctttcgctagctcaaattaatttaattattaaagaaataagaCCGGACAGCccggtttatttttattaattacgCAGAACTGTCTCCGGCTAGCTATTATAAACACGGTTGCACGGTCATGTGACTCGAGTTCGGTTACAAAGTTGCGAGTGTTTAGTTAACTTAGGGTCGGTGTTTCAACCAGGCGCTGCTGGCCGCTTGCTTGGCCGCGTTACAGTCAGTGCGTTTACAACGCGCAGTACTGTGAGTGGGAATCTTTCAACACTGCTTATAATCGtctttaaataaaactaaaaagaataatcaatacttttttttttttaaaaaaggtacacCAGTTTTAACACTCGCAGTACGACGTTTCAAAAGACACAACCATCATCCGCTTGATGACGAGGAGCGCTTGTTACACAAAAACATTCCTCCGGCAACGCGTGTTAACGCTTCGTTTGCGCATAGTTGCCCATAGTAATGCAAAATCTTTAAATTTTTACGTTGATGTATTGTATTTCCTTTCTGTAAACGCTTTATTGATTAGTCGTTTTTAAGAAGCCGGTGCTGTTGGGGTCGCTTGGTAGGAACGCGCGATCACTTCTTGATGTTCTATAGGGGACAAGTCATGGGTGATGCGCCATATTAACCGGAAGTTGGGGATGTGTTACCCTTCACTGGGTGCGATTGACTGTTTTATGCACGCAGAGCGATGCTGGCGATCAGAAATGTTGGATTTATGCAATGCGTCCTTTCCCAGCATAGGCTAAAATATTCGGTAACAGGtagagtttattttttgttgtattcTGTTCAAATTAACTGTTTTAGTAGTCGGTGTCTGTAAAAATCTGACAACCGTTTGTAAATGGTaaagtaaaaaatggaaaaaaatgttcacaaatTTTGAACGTTAACTGAGCTTCTCTTATTTATTCAGAGTTCGGTTTGAGAAGTCTGTTCAGCGCGTCAGCTGAGGTCAAGAGCAGCGATGACATGGTAAGTCTGCTGGGGGGCGCTTTATAGAGTACGTTTTTATGCTGTTGTGGCCTTCTTATACCTTCttctgttaattaaaaaaaattatatttgaatCATTTCATGGAGCAATGTGTAAGACCACCTGTCCGATTACCACAACTATTACTTCCCCCCCTGGCTTCTACCCTTACAGCATTAAACATAATTAGAAGAtgtaaaattgtatttaaaattttaagatgtaattttttttggaagtttgcgtgctggttttttttctttttttttattctgcataCAAATTTGGTATGTTGTAATAATTGTGTAAAAGGTAATCATCCTTTttacacccttaccatcaggcaaatgctacaggagtgttaaagccagaacttcaaggctgaaaactgaaaaaacagtttttacccacaagccatcaggcttgtgaacgacactcatccactgcctctccacccatcacggcagacacagattaccctctgagcctgagaggtgtcaactacctcCCATCcttctacacacacatacacatccacaacgccaacaacatcagagaccacagactacctccgcataccttgcgtacgcaaatacaccccccccccttcaactgcgaatagacccagtctacctctgcaggactttgcacatgtacgacttccacgtttacattgcgcactgcatgctttatatacgtatataacctcGTTTCGTCAGTGTTTggactaatagtaatttttgtaaatttgtaatttatgccttgtgttccttgtgtttttctttccttatggcCTTATTTATGTCATacgctgctgagaggattcacacagtaagaatttcattgtgtgGTGTAAAactttactgtacacatgacaaactcttgaatcttttTCCTCCCTCCATCCATAGCCAATACAGATGGATAATCCATACAAGGAACTGCCCAAAGGCTGTATACTTTGCAATATCACAGTGGATCATAAAAATGTGCAGGTTGGTGAGCATTTGGATATATCCAGTGGTAATGTAAACATAAGATGAAATGCCTAGTTTTCAGTGATAATGCTCTGTTTTTAATCCTCTTGAAACCACAAACTTTATCTTGCCAGCTCCTGTCTCAGTTTGTCTCACCTCATACCGGCCGCATTTATGGAAGGCACATAACAGGTAAGATGTTGCGAAGGCTTTGTTACACATgttgaaaatgttatttgtcACCAGCAAactgtgctttgtttcaggCTTGTGCGGCCGGAAGCAAAAAGAAGTTTCTAAAGCCATAAAGAAAGCTATCAACATGGGTAAGAGTTCTTtcttactactactactactgtagACCACACTGTGCTTTTAGTGAACTATAGTTTGTGCacctgtgtacagtacactgtatGTTGTAATTACTTAATGTTACTGTGTATTTGTTGTATTCTTTACTTTAGGAAAAATTAAcatcacattttctgttttgatattttttactgcaggtTTTATGTCTGTGACATTCAAAGACCCCTCTTTCCTGAAGGACCCAAACATCTGCAACATCAAGCATCTGGAGTAACTGCCCAAACCTTCTGCTGCCACAGTAAATCTGAATGTACACAGTAAAGTGCTTGCCCCTTTTTAATTCATGAAACTTGGATTcctttgtataaataaatatgctatTCTCCCATCTGCcaatttagcagttttttttttaaacctgttgTTGGTAATCAGAAATTTAGGTAGAAACATTAACAAACAcctaaaaatatgcaaaaattgataaataattaaaacttcAGATTTAACTGGAATTATATACACCGTGGTTATTCGCTGAGGTAAAGAAAAGTTTACAGAGCAAGTGCAGGTAATCCCTAAGACTATTTGTAAAGGAGGCACTTGAGGTAATCCCTAACAACCGCTGTCATTTACTACACGCATCGCATTTCCAGAGACAAATCTTCAATTACAAGGAAAGTTTTGCTGAGTGGGGATCTTAACATTATATCCAAgctatagtttttttaaaaaagtacaaccTCTCTACCAATCATAGTAATTTTGGTATGCCATCAATTATTtgcaaaaaagttaattttacactgttttgcTAGAAGACAGGAGAAGTGGCCCTCTTCAAATTAACATTCTGAGAGTCCAGTAGCTCTTCATCAGTCTCTGATCCACTCACTGTGAAGGCCTCTTCACTGTCTATTTCCATAACATCCCTCCTTTTCCTTTGAATGGAGTGCGATGCTTCTGGTAGTCGCCGTTTACCCCGGTTCCAGCCCTTTCTACCAGGACCCCATGTCCTGTCTGTGGCATCCTGGTGGGCCAGGATGAGAGGCAGCGCAGTGGAGATATCAATATCGTGGTCAGTGCTGCAGCTGTACTCCGGCAGTGGAGCGCCTTGGAGGGTCAGTGCCTGCGTTCGTAGCAGAGGAGATTCTGGGAAGAGTGCCCTCAAGGCTGCGCAGAGTAACACATTTTCCTGAGGTGTGTCTGAGATGGCGTGCAGGTCCTCTGCAATGTATACATGGCAACCAAAATGTTACATTGCACACAGCATGCTCCAGCTGTCTATTACACAATCACAAACAAGAGACTTGATTCTGAAGTGAGTGCAATTATTAGTGCCTGTCTAGTTGCTGCTGTAATGTAAAGGGAAGTGGTCCACTGACAAAAGGCAAAACATATTTGATGTAAATATGGTGGAGAACTTCTGTCCACTTGACAGTGTTATATGACTTTCAGGAACCTGATTACAGTTCACCTGTacttaaatacatacacacacttcagaTGTTATGCTACGTCTTACTTTCTGTCTTGTTGCAATTTGACTTTTCAGCAATGGATTTCCTGAGGGTGGAGACCTCGGCCAAGAGCAGCTCTAGCAAGCGCTCGCTCTTCTCCACAGCTTCACAGGCTGCCTGCAAAAGAACATGGGGTTCTTACTGGGAAGGTAGACCTAATGGTTTCTGCCATTAGGATCTTCAAAGGTCTTTACACActtataaacataaaataatgttcAGGAACGCAGCTGAAGCGCTGACAGCCAAGCACTTCCAGATGTTCCAAGATCACACTCACCTTTAGCTCTGCCTGCAGTGTGTCGTTCATGGCATTGACTTCACCGACCTCCTTCAGGGATCCATCAGGTGTGAAGAACTTAGATCTGCACAGGGAACAATTCTTCAGACTGCAAAAGAACTGTTGTAGTCCTTCCCTTTAAGGAAATGCTGTAATCAAATTATTCATCAGTACCTGTGGTTCCTTACTGCTTGGTTATAGCTGTAGGAGGAGCATGAGATGGAACCCCTCCAGTAGTCCTGCTGCTCCAGCATTCCAAGGTTGCTCACCACCACTGGAATGTTGTGGTACTGGCTAACAGAGTATAAACAAAATATGATGAAGACACAAACAGTTGCAGTAAACATACTTCTACCTTAAAATAACTACCATAtaccttatatatatatataattcctAGTAAACTATTTTAAATTGCCATTTTACATCAATGATGTAAATCCCAGCCTGAAAATTTGACCAACAATCACAAAAGCCCAAGAAAAACACGATTTCACAGAGATGGCCTAACCTTCCATGTGACCTGAAGACAGAGTACTCCAGGCGGTGGGTAGAGCCAGTTGATGAGGCCTCGGTAGGTGTTAAAAGGAGGAAGATGAGCTCATGATTAGACAGTGCCTTCCTCAAGTTCCGATGCACCACCTGCTCCCTGAAGGTCATACGCTGCTCTGTGTTCCTTCGCTGCCTGTACCATCCAAGCACATTCTCCTTGCAAGagtaacacaaacattttctaccTTCAGTCTCCAACTCCTGCAA encodes the following:
- the mrps18c gene encoding small ribosomal subunit protein bS18m — its product is MLAIRNVGFMQCVLSQHRLKYSVTEFGLRSLFSASAEVKSSDDMPIQMDNPYKELPKGCILCNITVDHKNVQLLSQFVSPHTGRIYGRHITGLCGRKQKEVSKAIKKAINMGFMSVTFKDPSFLKDPNICNIKHLE
- the abraxas1 gene encoding BRCA1-A complex subunit Abraxas 1 — its product is MMMTELHTTVRISGIVLGSLMFQHFNSDSDAEGFILGESEAEERSNITDSQLNQVQYEHTIHVQKHISCQRLSSFYTGTGEVKRDEIKSILAGDKEENVLGWYRQRRNTEQRMTFREQVVHRNLRKALSNHELIFLLLTPTEASSTGSTHRLEYSVFRSHGSQYHNIPVVVSNLGMLEQQDYWRGSISCSSYSYNQAVRNHRSKFFTPDGSLKEVGEVNAMNDTLQAELKAACEAVEKSERLLELLLAEVSTLRKSIAEKSNCNKTEKDLHAISDTPQENVLLCAALRALFPESPLLRTQALTLQGAPLPEYSCSTDHDIDISTALPLILAHQDATDRTWGPGRKGWNRGKRRLPEASHSIQRKRRDVMEIDSEEAFTVSGSETDEELLDSQNVNLKRATSPVF
- the helq gene encoding helicase POLQ-like; translation: MSTDPCEIKLKRVPSRKRSRDGVRSHLTPKKNVSSSETPAGEEEAEGDCSDHEDLFGDYDSILGDCSFMARLEDVEQDAKRQSTEKALEGSSAVDQGWGGGLRSSSPAFGALKTAGDHSRTTCGEGHAESDTMSGLNNKLHEDIPSSQSVFQQEVFTGTERGDTSTPVEKATGEHHIPDGSAERQGPKPHARWSMTDRMKRAMLENASAPSPSISKLAAWKEAVMTEEMDAAANTVQTVSSEIDLGPFYGLPTKVKDLIANLRGIKELYDWQKTCLTLDSVQQRRNLIYSLPTSGGKTLVAEILILKELLCRKRDALLVLPYISLVQEKVRGLAGLGLELGFLVEEYAGSKGRYPPVKRRNKKSLYVATIEKAHSLVNSLVELGRLESVGLLVVDELHMLGEGSRGALLEMTLAKVLYISKSTQIIGMSATLSNVEDLQRFLKADNYTSDFRPVQLVEYVKLKDTIYEVHPQEDDCFQFSRVLNFKYSSSMQKVDPDHIIALVTEVIPAHSCLLFCPSKKNCENVASMICKYLKKDFLLHREAEKAVLLQELRSSGGGALCPVLQATVPFGLAYHHSGLTNEERKLVEEAYTAGVLCLLTCTSTLAAGINLPARRVILRSPYVAMDFLKRSQYKQMIGRAGRAGIDARGESILILQEKDKLLVKQLVSSPMESCYSQLMHDNGKGVHSLILSLVGLKIARTLEQIREFVLGTLLNVQESHTCPERKLWDITQDSLEFLRQKGLLKVSKDCENNLVLEVTSLGRATYKGSIDMTYCDILYRDLSKGLDSLMLNSLLHLVYLVTPYDMVSQCKPDWMIFFRQFSSMTAAEQKMASGVGVPESFVARKAAGQSVKKPADPTVAARLYLALVLFLLVKENSLWSVANRFQLSRGFVQSLLSSASAFCSCVLHFTEELEEFWAYKALLTELTRRLTYCVRAELIPLMEVAGVLEVRAKQLYNAGYKTLSHLANADPSLLVQTIQNLSRKQANQIVASAKMLLTEKAEALQEEVNDLLALPPDLPSF